A genomic region of Alistipes megaguti contains the following coding sequences:
- a CDS encoding lipocalin family protein yields the protein MKKLFFIAAALFAAVSFSACSDEDKNDNLPVTVANLAGTWQITHSEGWVIYSDGTREDYSEDFPARDGWWTVEYREDGTATETSYNDSGSATIEESFTYTISGTTLTESRSYENNCYEIKSLSKNNLILFLKGEDLEGKDQGQKYEYTYTYKRI from the coding sequence ATGAAAAAGTTGTTCTTTATTGCGGCCGCTCTGTTTGCGGCAGTCTCTTTTTCGGCTTGTTCCGATGAGGACAAGAACGACAACCTGCCCGTTACTGTTGCAAATCTCGCAGGAACTTGGCAAATTACCCATAGCGAAGGATGGGTGATTTACAGCGATGGAACTCGGGAAGATTATTCAGAAGATTTTCCTGCTCGTGATGGGTGGTGGACTGTAGAATACAGAGAAGATGGAACAGCCACAGAAACCAGTTATAATGACAGTGGCTCGGCAACAATAGAAGAATCCTTTACATACACAATCTCGGGCACAACCCTAACGGAATCTCGCTCCTATGAGAACAACTGTTATGAGATAAAATCATTATCGAAAAATAATCTGATTCTTTTCCTAAAAGGAGAAGATTTGGAAGGTAAAGATCAAGGCCAAAAATACGAGTACACATATACGTACAAAAGAATCTGA
- a CDS encoding two-component regulator propeller domain-containing protein, which translates to MKYLFVVLLSLVAQSSLAARILYDRITNDEGLSNSSVNVIFRDSRNYMWFGTWDGLNRYDGTNMVCYNNDPGDPNSLSSNRVRDILEQRDGILWVATDHGINRMDLDRNRIRRYYLGYESSVPSIENAYSITTASEVLVCSVYEWGLAGFSEEEDEFYPIVIPRLNTFDIRRICAGRDSQLWILTTHGLFCAPYRVKEGRISISEAQPVDLEGATARDIRRATECSVFVTTNEGRLFELFTRDGAMPRVREIPLESPSGTDRGMVGTPVYTESGNLVVPYSHGGVDTYQPQGDGFVCTDTFFQKVPVFSILATEQEMVWIGTDGMGVLKTYYDAKQFHLIGPMSQAPDENLSGGIVRCFYLDGKTLYVGMKGDGLIRIEHFDTPKLRRMQPIAVENNHIFSLAKGFGEELLVGTDARGLGIYDLKSGRMQMLRGVDPAETFASIYAIYADPAGGRIWLGTSGYGLVELQVSYSNGEYRLQRVGKYMMDKTDPRAISSNIVYSIVREGDYLWLATRGGGLCRFSLSDRRFDSWQYEPDEASSISNNDLLSLTVDAAHNLWIGTSYGLNCLSLNHLDRGFRSSTSRDGLPNNTVHGIVATGEQLWLSTNKGLSMLDVTTGEFCNFYRSDGLQSDEFSDGAYLLSADSSYVFMGGVKGLNYFSPHEISRRTFRPRIDITGFAISGNRVNLHDCLQMRKGRQTLVLDWNQRFFSFDLVALDYIASERCEYSYLMENFSGNWVYNGTNNRVSFTNVPAGRYQLKVRVTNGDKVWNPDPYVLDIVVRRPWWGSWTAIVFYVLLGGAIGWIIYEIIRNRLRLNQAIVLERIENRHLRTVHEAKLRFFTNITHEFSTSLSLIYAPCERLLEYCDDAYVKKYLNIIRMSVDRMLHLINDLMEFRKVETDHLKLRIEPVCLPELVGYVCDNFELLGEQKRITLTLDVPDPLMWPTDRNAMEKILFNLLSNAFKYTPEEGWITLSMRVVEDRLNIGITNSGAGIPQEKLGEIFDRFKILENIETRAAQGQLNRTGIGLALTKSLVTALGGDISVTSVEHEQTSFELFFPRLELTETSGEDSLEGASDSLERSSESSSAPDISVSEPTGAVAEPTGTTTVQKESAALQFSQAELIDNSKPIVLIVDDEATMRDLLSDTMKPYYRVLVASNGSQALEIVKMKRPSIVISDIIMPEVDGFSLVRTLKSNPLTKHIPIIFLSSKNTMEDIISGNENGVDAYVSKPFSPKYLLSVVHRILGIRSDLQDYYNSSLSQVDILDGVVVNRQDEEFLLSITGLVEANIDNEDLSPTFICDSLAISRMQLYRRIKALTGETPSEFIRNLRLKYTARLLKTTSHTVQEIMYMAGFNSKSYYYREFQKMFGVSPKKYRV; encoded by the coding sequence ATGAAATATCTCTTCGTTGTTTTGTTGTCTCTGGTTGCACAGAGTAGCCTGGCTGCCAGGATATTATATGACCGGATAACAAACGATGAAGGTCTCTCGAACAGTTCGGTCAACGTTATTTTCCGGGATTCGCGGAACTACATGTGGTTCGGCACCTGGGACGGGCTGAATCGCTACGACGGGACCAACATGGTCTGCTACAACAACGATCCGGGCGATCCGAACAGTCTTTCGAGCAATCGGGTCCGGGACATTCTCGAACAGCGTGACGGAATTCTGTGGGTGGCGACCGACCACGGCATCAACCGGATGGATCTCGACCGGAACCGGATCCGGCGCTATTACCTGGGTTATGAGAGCTCGGTCCCCTCGATCGAGAATGCCTATTCGATTACCACGGCATCGGAGGTGCTGGTCTGCTCGGTCTATGAGTGGGGTCTGGCGGGTTTTTCCGAGGAGGAGGATGAATTCTATCCGATTGTCATACCGCGGCTCAATACGTTCGATATCCGGCGGATCTGTGCGGGGCGGGATTCTCAGTTGTGGATTCTGACTACGCACGGGCTCTTCTGCGCTCCGTACCGCGTGAAGGAGGGACGGATTTCGATCAGCGAGGCTCAACCGGTTGATTTGGAGGGGGCGACAGCCCGGGATATTCGCCGGGCGACGGAGTGTTCGGTCTTCGTGACGACGAACGAAGGGCGGCTCTTCGAGCTTTTCACCCGGGACGGGGCGATGCCCCGTGTCCGGGAGATTCCGCTGGAGTCTCCGAGCGGGACGGACCGCGGAATGGTCGGGACGCCGGTCTATACCGAATCCGGCAATCTGGTTGTACCCTATTCCCATGGAGGCGTCGATACGTATCAGCCACAGGGTGATGGTTTTGTCTGTACGGATACCTTTTTTCAGAAGGTTCCGGTCTTTTCGATCCTCGCCACGGAGCAGGAGATGGTCTGGATCGGGACAGACGGCATGGGGGTATTGAAGACCTACTACGATGCGAAGCAGTTTCATTTGATCGGACCGATGTCGCAGGCTCCCGACGAGAATCTGTCGGGAGGAATAGTCCGTTGTTTCTATCTCGACGGCAAGACGCTCTATGTGGGGATGAAGGGCGACGGTCTGATCCGTATCGAACACTTTGATACGCCCAAACTCCGTCGGATGCAGCCGATTGCCGTGGAGAACAACCATATTTTCTCGCTGGCGAAGGGTTTCGGCGAGGAGCTTCTGGTCGGTACCGATGCCAGGGGCTTGGGGATTTATGATCTGAAGAGCGGTCGGATGCAGATGCTGCGAGGGGTCGATCCGGCCGAGACCTTTGCTTCGATCTATGCGATTTATGCCGATCCGGCCGGCGGCAGGATTTGGCTGGGAACGAGTGGATACGGGCTTGTCGAGTTACAGGTTTCCTATTCGAACGGAGAGTATCGCCTGCAGCGTGTCGGCAAATATATGATGGACAAGACCGATCCGCGGGCGATCAGCAGCAATATCGTCTATTCGATCGTCCGGGAGGGAGATTACCTGTGGTTGGCGACGCGGGGCGGCGGATTGTGCCGGTTTTCGCTCTCTGACCGCCGGTTTGATTCGTGGCAGTACGAACCCGACGAAGCATCCAGTATCAGCAATAACGACCTCCTGTCGCTGACCGTTGACGCTGCGCACAATCTGTGGATTGGGACCAGCTACGGGTTGAATTGTCTGTCGCTGAACCATCTGGATCGGGGTTTCCGGTCGTCTACGAGCCGTGACGGTCTGCCCAACAATACGGTTCACGGGATCGTTGCCACGGGAGAACAACTGTGGCTTTCGACCAACAAGGGGTTGTCAATGCTGGATGTCACGACGGGGGAATTCTGCAATTTTTACCGGTCGGACGGCCTTCAGAGCGACGAGTTTTCGGATGGGGCCTACCTTTTGAGTGCGGATTCGTCGTATGTCTTCATGGGCGGCGTCAAGGGCTTGAACTACTTTTCGCCGCACGAGATCAGCCGGCGAACCTTCCGACCCCGGATCGACATCACCGGATTTGCCATTTCGGGCAATCGGGTCAATCTTCACGATTGTCTCCAGATGCGCAAGGGGCGTCAGACACTGGTGCTGGACTGGAATCAGCGCTTCTTCTCCTTCGATCTGGTGGCGTTGGACTACATTGCCAGCGAACGGTGCGAGTACAGCTATCTGATGGAGAATTTCTCCGGCAACTGGGTCTACAACGGAACCAACAACCGGGTCAGTTTCACCAACGTGCCGGCGGGCCGTTACCAGTTGAAGGTTCGAGTGACGAACGGCGACAAGGTCTGGAATCCGGATCCGTATGTGCTGGATATTGTGGTCCGACGGCCGTGGTGGGGCAGCTGGACGGCGATCGTCTTTTATGTGCTGCTGGGTGGCGCCATCGGTTGGATCATCTATGAGATCATCCGCAACCGGTTGAGGCTCAATCAGGCGATAGTCCTCGAGCGGATTGAGAACCGCCATCTTCGGACGGTTCACGAGGCGAAGCTCCGTTTTTTCACGAACATCACGCATGAGTTCAGTACGTCGTTGTCGTTGATCTACGCGCCCTGTGAACGCCTGCTGGAGTACTGTGATGACGCCTATGTGAAGAAGTATCTGAACATCATTCGGATGAGTGTTGATCGGATGCTTCACCTGATCAACGATCTGATGGAGTTCCGCAAGGTTGAGACCGATCACCTCAAGTTGCGGATCGAGCCGGTTTGCCTGCCGGAACTGGTGGGTTACGTATGTGACAATTTCGAATTGCTGGGCGAGCAGAAGCGGATTACGCTGACATTGGATGTTCCCGATCCGTTGATGTGGCCGACGGATCGCAATGCGATGGAGAAGATTCTGTTCAATCTGCTCTCCAATGCGTTCAAGTATACGCCGGAGGAGGGTTGGATCACGTTGTCGATGCGAGTTGTGGAGGATCGGTTGAATATCGGCATTACGAATTCGGGGGCGGGGATTCCGCAGGAGAAGCTCGGCGAGATTTTCGACCGTTTCAAGATTCTGGAGAATATCGAGACGCGGGCGGCTCAGGGTCAGTTGAACCGTACGGGGATCGGGCTGGCGTTGACGAAGAGCCTGGTTACGGCTCTTGGCGGAGACATTTCGGTTACGAGTGTCGAGCATGAGCAGACGAGTTTCGAGTTGTTCTTCCCGCGTTTGGAACTCACGGAAACCTCCGGAGAGGATTCATTGGAGGGTGCTTCGGATTCTTTGGAGCGGAGTTCGGAGTCCTCTTCTGCTCCGGATATTTCGGTTTCGGAACCGACCGGTGCGGTAGCGGAACCGACTGGTACCACTACGGTGCAGAAAGAGTCCGCAGCCTTACAGTTTTCGCAGGCTGAACTTATCGACAATTCGAAACCGATAGTTTTGATTGTGGATGACGAGGCGACCATGCGGGATCTGTTGTCGGATACGATGAAGCCCTATTATCGGGTATTGGTGGCGTCGAATGGCTCTCAGGCGTTGGAGATCGTGAAGATGAAGCGTCCCTCGATTGTCATTTCGGACATCATCATGCCGGAGGTAGATGGCTTTTCGCTGGTTCGGACGTTGAAGTCGAATCCTTTGACGAAGCATATTCCGATCATCTTTCTTTCGTCGAAGAATACGATGGAGGATATTATTTCGGGGAATGAGAATGGAGTTGACGCCTATGTGAGCAAGCCTTTTTCGCCGAAATATCTGTTGTCGGTCGTTCATCGGATTCTGGGGATCCGGAGTGATCTGCAGGATTACTACAATTCGAGTCTGTCGCAGGTGGATATTTTGGACGGGGTAGTCGTGAACCGTCAGGATGAAGAGTTTCTGTTGTCGATTACGGGTTTGGTCGAGGCCAATATCGACAATGAGGATCTGTCGCCGACGTTCATCTGTGATTCGCTGGCGATAAGCCGAATGCAGTTGTACCGTCGCATCAAGGCGCTGACGGGGGAGACACCGAGTGAATTTATCCGTAATCTACGTCTCAAGTATACGGCCCGGCTGTTGAAAACGACGAGCCATACGGTTCAGGAGATCATGTATATGGCCGGTTTCAACAGCAAATCCTACTATTACCGGGAGTTTCAGAAGATGTTTGGGGTTTCGCCCAAAAAATATCGGGTTTGA